Proteins from a single region of Agrobacterium vaccinii:
- a CDS encoding DUF4142 domain-containing protein, producing MKFSNLSYLALSVAMLAQPVMAQEQKAKPAGDAAPMMVMDRPTFVSVVSSANEFEIKSSELALQTAESADLKDAAKMIIADHQKAGEKLKGILDKKGEPLPSPIVLAPKQQKMMDQLEAAKGKDFDMLYLDMQVQAHMEAIALFRTYAGSGDDQTVVGFAKETLPSLETHLSHVKMLVAKN from the coding sequence ATGAAATTCTCAAACCTATCCTACCTGGCATTATCCGTCGCCATGCTCGCCCAGCCTGTTATGGCGCAAGAACAGAAAGCCAAGCCTGCTGGCGATGCCGCACCCATGATGGTCATGGACCGGCCTACCTTCGTCAGTGTTGTCTCAAGCGCCAACGAGTTCGAGATCAAGTCCAGCGAATTGGCTCTGCAGACCGCGGAGTCAGCCGATCTCAAGGATGCCGCAAAGATGATTATCGCCGACCACCAGAAGGCGGGCGAGAAGCTGAAGGGGATATTGGATAAGAAGGGTGAGCCACTGCCGTCCCCAATCGTTCTTGCGCCCAAGCAGCAGAAAATGATGGATCAGTTGGAGGCTGCCAAAGGCAAGGACTTCGACATGCTTTACCTCGACATGCAGGTGCAAGCGCATATGGAGGCGATTGCACTGTTTCGGACCTACGCGGGGTCCGGTGACGATCAGACCGTCGTTGGCTTCGCGAAGGAAACGTTGCCCAGCCTTGAGACGCATCTGTCTCATGTGAAGATGCTGGTCGCCAAAAATTAG
- a CDS encoding alpha/beta hydrolase, which yields MPISRSTIRAASLAVVLLSSSATVWAQQPAPAQPSQQTQQTEQAKPDAQMQAVLDALKGLDAKPFSGLTVPQARTQASAADAARTVQRDKKISPMPEAGVATKDIAIPSAAGALPARVYIPEGKGPFPVVLYFHGGGWVVADINTYDATPRALALGSKAIVVSADYHHAPESKFPAQHDDAWAAYTWTVENVHTLNGDAKRIAVAGESAGANLAANVALMAKEKKTTMPVHQLLVYPIAGNDMNTPSYQENANAAPLGKADMDWFVSNVFTSKDETADPRINLVGRADLEGLPSATVITAQIDPLRSEGEAYADKLKAAGVMVNALNYEGVTHEFFGMAKVVDKAKDAVDAANADLTKAFSKTK from the coding sequence ATGCCTATCTCACGTTCTACCATTCGCGCCGCGAGCCTAGCGGTCGTGTTGCTTTCGTCTTCGGCAACCGTATGGGCGCAACAACCGGCTCCAGCACAGCCGTCCCAACAAACGCAGCAAACTGAGCAGGCAAAGCCTGATGCGCAGATGCAGGCTGTCCTGGACGCTTTGAAAGGGCTCGACGCAAAGCCCTTTTCCGGCCTGACTGTGCCACAGGCGCGCACGCAGGCAAGTGCCGCCGATGCCGCACGCACGGTTCAGCGAGACAAGAAGATTTCGCCAATGCCAGAGGCGGGAGTTGCAACGAAGGATATCGCCATTCCAAGTGCAGCCGGGGCTTTACCCGCGCGCGTCTACATCCCCGAAGGTAAGGGGCCATTTCCTGTCGTGCTGTACTTCCATGGCGGCGGTTGGGTTGTGGCGGATATCAACACCTATGACGCAACACCGAGAGCGCTTGCGCTGGGATCGAAAGCCATCGTCGTGTCTGCCGATTATCACCATGCGCCGGAAAGCAAGTTCCCGGCTCAGCATGATGATGCCTGGGCTGCATACACCTGGACAGTTGAAAACGTTCACACTTTGAATGGCGACGCCAAGCGGATCGCCGTTGCGGGTGAAAGCGCCGGTGCCAATCTGGCGGCCAACGTCGCATTGATGGCGAAAGAGAAGAAGACAACGATGCCGGTGCACCAGTTGCTGGTCTATCCCATCGCGGGCAACGACATGAACACGCCATCCTATCAGGAAAATGCCAATGCAGCGCCGCTTGGCAAAGCCGATATGGATTGGTTCGTCTCGAATGTGTTCACGTCAAAAGACGAGACCGCAGATCCCCGGATCAATCTCGTCGGTCGGGCTGACCTTGAGGGACTGCCATCTGCAACAGTGATCACTGCGCAGATCGACCCGCTACGCTCAGAAGGCGAAGCTTACGCTGACAAGCTCAAGGCTGCCGGCGTGATGGTGAATGCGCTGAATTATGAAGGCGTGACCCACGAATTCTTCGGAATGGCCAAGGTGGTGGATAAGGCCAAGGACGCTGTCGATGCTGCCAATGCCGACCTCACAAAAGCATTTTCCAAAACGAAGTGA